The following proteins come from a genomic window of Thiothrix unzii:
- a CDS encoding FtsK/SpoIIIE family DNA translocase, with product MASKVTLNPKKRLAVQQASIIIFLGIASVIMLALLTYDARDPGPFNINSNPGQIFNVAERPGAWLADFLFGLMGYFAYGLPVVLVVMGLVSFRIGPQMKNPNNPIGGVNDLISAGGAILLLLSGSGLAHLLFEGHNGYGGGGLLGQLVGNLVAHSFLGLYGAALLLMSLFLGGLTLVTDISWATVAEKVGDEVLRLFDKAQEVKGGSADAKAGLLGKVSGVLDTSKDYLKTSKASLDKASGWVSRTAGGLSGGRTDPVLEEGADLADLESHQERRESTLGVPAFASRDPASVGEVKVAKPKSAAKPAAVADAIEDEELRSVVEELPRIGGKGSMLVLPRLTLLNPPPKERVTQSKERLDELAGKLVEALGHYGVPDVKVVAQAPGPVITRFELELPDGTKASKISGLSSDLARNMCVSSVRVVEVIPGRPTIGVEIPNDRRDVVTISEMIGSSAYKKNASPLCLVLGKDIAGNPMVVDLARMPHLLVAGTTGSGKSVFINAVLMSLLYKATPEEVRMIMIDPKMLELSSYEDIPHLLAPVVTDMKHAANALRWCVAEMERRYLLMSKLKVRNIAGFNEKIREAEDRGDVIMDPLFDPLTAVDGHPLPLKTLPYIVVIVDEFADMMMVVGKKVEELIARLAQKARASGIHLILATQRPSVDVITGLIKANIPTRIAFQVSTKIDSRTILDQGGAEQLLGYGDMLYMPPGTSLPLRVHGALVTDREVEDVANYLKLQGEPDYIADVLADTTSSSDAIPGLEPLGEREGEADPLFDEAVAVVTESRRASISYLQRRLKVGYNRAARMIEDMETAGVVSAVLSNGTRDVLAPAPIKD from the coding sequence TTGGCAAGCAAAGTTACACTCAATCCGAAGAAACGCCTTGCGGTGCAGCAAGCGTCAATTATTATTTTTTTAGGCATTGCTTCGGTCATTATGTTGGCACTGCTGACGTATGATGCCCGCGATCCTGGGCCTTTCAACATCAACAGTAATCCGGGGCAGATTTTCAACGTGGCGGAACGTCCCGGCGCGTGGTTAGCTGATTTTTTATTCGGATTAATGGGCTATTTTGCCTACGGTTTGCCGGTAGTGCTGGTGGTGATGGGCTTGGTGTCCTTCCGCATTGGCCCGCAAATGAAAAACCCCAATAACCCCATTGGCGGCGTTAACGATCTGATCAGTGCGGGCGGTGCTATTTTGCTGCTGCTATCGGGTAGTGGTTTGGCGCATTTGCTGTTTGAGGGGCATAACGGTTACGGCGGCGGCGGTTTGCTGGGGCAGTTAGTGGGCAATCTGGTGGCGCACTCGTTCTTGGGCTTATACGGTGCGGCGTTGTTGTTAATGTCGTTGTTTCTTGGCGGTTTAACGCTGGTCACGGATATTTCATGGGCAACCGTTGCCGAAAAAGTCGGTGATGAAGTGCTAAGACTCTTCGATAAAGCCCAAGAGGTGAAAGGCGGCAGTGCGGATGCGAAAGCGGGCTTGCTGGGTAAAGTTTCCGGTGTATTAGACACCAGTAAAGATTACCTGAAAACCAGCAAAGCCTCGCTGGATAAAGCTTCCGGTTGGGTCAGCCGGACTGCGGGTGGGCTGAGTGGCGGGCGTACCGATCCTGTGTTGGAGGAGGGTGCGGATTTAGCCGATTTAGAATCCCATCAGGAACGTCGTGAATCCACTTTGGGTGTACCAGCGTTCGCCAGCCGTGACCCGGCGAGTGTGGGCGAGGTTAAAGTTGCAAAACCGAAATCCGCTGCTAAACCCGCCGCTGTTGCCGATGCGATCGAAGATGAAGAGCTACGCAGTGTGGTGGAAGAATTACCACGTATCGGTGGCAAAGGCAGCATGTTGGTATTGCCGCGTTTGACCTTGCTGAATCCGCCGCCGAAAGAGCGTGTTACCCAATCCAAAGAACGCTTGGATGAACTTGCGGGTAAGTTGGTTGAAGCCTTGGGGCATTACGGTGTGCCGGATGTCAAAGTGGTGGCGCAAGCTCCGGGGCCGGTGATTACCCGTTTCGAGCTGGAATTGCCGGATGGAACTAAAGCGTCCAAAATTTCCGGGTTGTCGTCGGATTTGGCGCGGAATATGTGCGTTTCCAGCGTGCGCGTGGTGGAAGTGATTCCGGGTCGTCCAACCATTGGGGTTGAAATTCCTAATGATCGCCGCGACGTGGTGACGATCAGTGAAATGATTGGCTCGTCGGCTTACAAGAAAAACGCTTCCCCCTTGTGTCTGGTGTTGGGTAAAGACATTGCAGGCAATCCGATGGTGGTGGATTTGGCGCGGATGCCGCATTTGCTGGTGGCAGGGACGACAGGTTCGGGTAAATCGGTGTTCATCAATGCGGTGTTAATGAGCTTGCTGTATAAAGCCACACCCGAAGAGGTGCGCATGATTATGATTGACCCGAAAATGCTCGAATTGAGCAGTTACGAGGACATTCCGCACCTATTGGCTCCGGTGGTGACTGATATGAAACACGCTGCCAATGCATTACGCTGGTGCGTGGCAGAAATGGAGCGGCGTTACCTGCTGATGTCGAAGTTGAAAGTGCGTAATATTGCCGGTTTCAACGAGAAAATCCGTGAAGCGGAAGACCGTGGTGATGTGATTATGGATCCGTTGTTTGATCCGTTAACCGCCGTCGATGGGCATCCGTTACCGCTGAAAACCTTGCCTTACATTGTGGTAATCGTCGACGAATTCGCCGACATGATGATGGTCGTCGGTAAGAAGGTCGAAGAGCTGATTGCACGTTTGGCACAGAAAGCGCGGGCATCGGGGATACACTTGATTTTAGCCACACAACGCCCGTCGGTGGATGTTATTACGGGTTTGATTAAGGCGAATATTCCGACCCGGATTGCGTTTCAGGTGTCGACGAAAATCGACTCACGTACCATTTTGGATCAAGGTGGCGCGGAACAATTGCTGGGTTACGGCGATATGCTGTATATGCCGCCGGGAACCTCGTTGCCATTGCGGGTGCACGGTGCGCTGGTGACAGACCGCGAAGTGGAAGACGTGGCGAATTACCTCAAGCTGCAAGGGGAACCGGATTACATTGCGGATGTCTTAGCTGATACAACGTCTTCATCCGATGCGATACCCGGATTGGAGCCGCTGGGCGAGCGCGAAGGTGAAGCTGATCCATTGTTTGACGAAGCGGTGGCAGTGGTCACTGAATCGCGGCGTGCGTCGATCTCCTATTTGCAACGCCGTTTAAAAGTGGGTTACAACCGCGCGGCACGCATGATAGAAGACATGGAAACAGCAGGTGTGGTGAGCGCGGTACTCAGTAACGGAACCCGTGATGTGCTTGCTCCCGCACCGATAAAGGATTAA
- the lolA gene encoding outer membrane lipoprotein chaperone LolA — translation MKTKFAKTLLMLLMTGLASNAWAGGREKLNEFFTQVDTMQSGFTQQVVDDKGKVRQSSSGTVFLSRPGKFRWEYAAPDKHQIVADGKNVWVYDVELDQVTVKPMKQALSAAPVGLLLQKQAAEKQFAVAEMEADGSNLEWFRLTPHKKDSDFTSMDLGISESGVQEMILNDKFGQMTYIKFQGLRTNSGIDDSRFSFTPPKGADVIGNPA, via the coding sequence ATGAAAACGAAGTTTGCGAAAACACTGCTGATGTTGTTGATGACCGGGCTGGCAAGCAACGCTTGGGCAGGGGGGCGCGAGAAACTCAATGAGTTTTTTACTCAGGTTGATACCATGCAATCCGGTTTTACCCAGCAAGTGGTGGATGATAAAGGCAAGGTACGTCAGTCATCCAGCGGTACAGTTTTTCTGTCACGCCCCGGCAAGTTCCGTTGGGAATACGCAGCACCCGATAAGCATCAAATCGTGGCGGATGGTAAAAACGTCTGGGTTTACGATGTTGAGCTGGATCAGGTGACGGTAAAGCCGATGAAACAAGCGTTATCAGCCGCGCCTGTAGGTTTATTACTGCAAAAGCAAGCGGCTGAAAAGCAATTCGCGGTAGCTGAAATGGAAGCGGATGGCAGTAATCTGGAATGGTTTCGTTTGACACCGCACAAGAAAGATTCCGATTTCACCTCGATGGACTTGGGCATTAGCGAGAGCGGTGTTCAGGAAATGATCCTCAACGATAAGTTTGGGCAAATGACTTACATTAAGTTCCAAGGCTTGCGTACCAATAGTGGCATCGACGATTCGCGCTTTAGTTTCACACCACCGAAAGGGGCGGATGTGATTGGCAATCCGGCTTGA
- a CDS encoding replication-associated recombination protein A — protein MRPATLDEYAGQSHLLAVGKPLRRAIEESRPHSMLFWGPPGTGKTTLARLITHYWNAEFLTLSAVLAGVKDIRAAVEVARDNRQQRGRATVLFVDEVHRFNKTQQDAFLPHIEDGTLLFIGATTENPSFELNNALLSRVRTYVLRPLTPEAIVGVLQRALHNREHGLGEQGLQVSDEVLDALAQAADGDARRALNWLEQAADLAEATPAGAVLSIASVQEVVGGNLRRFDKGGDLFYEQISALHKSVRGTDPDAALYWLCRMLDGGCDPLYIARRVVRMATEDIGNADPRGLTLALNAWDTYERLGSPEGHLAIAQAVVYLACAPKSNAVYTAFKQAMMDAQQSGSLDVPLHLRNAPTTLMKALDYGKGYRYAHDEQNAYATGENYFPEALRGRRYYEPVARGLEIKIREKLAALRRHPSD, from the coding sequence ATGCGCCCGGCGACTTTAGACGAGTACGCTGGGCAGTCTCACCTCCTCGCCGTTGGCAAACCGCTACGGCGAGCGATTGAAGAATCCCGCCCGCACTCCATGCTGTTTTGGGGGCCACCGGGAACCGGCAAAACCACCCTCGCACGTTTAATTACCCATTATTGGAATGCCGAATTTTTGACGCTTTCGGCGGTATTAGCCGGTGTTAAAGATATTCGTGCAGCGGTAGAGGTGGCGCGTGATAATCGCCAGCAACGGGGCAGGGCGACGGTGCTATTCGTCGATGAAGTTCACCGTTTCAATAAAACCCAGCAGGATGCTTTTCTGCCGCACATTGAAGATGGCACGCTGTTGTTTATTGGTGCGACTACCGAAAATCCTTCGTTTGAACTCAATAACGCCTTGTTGTCGCGGGTGCGGACTTACGTGTTACGCCCGTTAACCCCGGAAGCGATTGTCGGGGTGTTGCAACGTGCGCTGCATAATCGTGAACACGGTTTGGGTGAACAGGGCTTGCAGGTGAGCGATGAAGTGCTGGATGCGTTGGCACAAGCCGCCGATGGTGATGCGCGGCGTGCGCTCAATTGGTTGGAACAGGCCGCAGATTTGGCTGAAGCAACGCCCGCCGGTGCGGTATTGAGTATTGCCAGCGTGCAGGAAGTAGTGGGCGGTAACTTACGGCGTTTCGATAAAGGCGGTGATTTGTTTTACGAGCAGATTTCCGCTTTGCATAAATCAGTGCGTGGTACTGACCCGGATGCGGCGTTGTATTGGCTGTGCCGGATGTTGGACGGCGGTTGTGACCCCTTATACATTGCGCGGCGCGTGGTACGCATGGCAACAGAAGATATTGGTAATGCCGACCCGCGCGGTTTAACACTGGCTTTAAATGCATGGGACACTTACGAACGCCTTGGCAGCCCGGAAGGGCATTTAGCCATTGCGCAAGCCGTGGTGTATTTGGCGTGCGCACCCAAAAGCAACGCGGTGTATACCGCTTTCAAACAAGCGATGATGGATGCTCAACAATCCGGCTCACTGGATGTGCCGCTGCATTTACGCAACGCTCCGACTACGTTAATGAAGGCACTGGATTACGGTAAAGGCTACCGTTACGCCCATGATGAGCAGAATGCTTACGCGACAGGGGAAAACTATTTCCCGGAAGCGTTGCGGGGGCGGCGTTATTACGAGCCTGTGGCGCGTGGGCTAGAAATCAAAATTCGCGAAAAACTAGCCGCACTGCGCCGCCATCCTAGCGATTAA
- the pckA gene encoding phosphoenolpyruvate carboxykinase (ATP) produces MSTTAILADYLASTHGLDKLQNIHWNQSSPVLYEQALNRNEGKISADGVFVAYTGTFTGRAPNDKFIVDDAGSHDKVWWGKVNKSMTEAHFERILNDAQQFLAGKEVFVQDLLAGANETDELPVRIITQYAWHALFARNMFIRPDDLNRQLAVDEPKFTVIHVPDMQADPQAHGTYSGAFVLLNLSRGLILIGGTHYAGEIKKSIFSVLNYLLPQRGIMSMHASANVGTDGDVAILFGLSGTGKTTLSADPNRALIGDDEHGWSDDGVFNLEGGCYAKVINLSADQEPLIYKTTQTFGTVLENVVMDAATRKLNLDDNSLTENTRASYPITQIPGALYPGKAGHPKHIIMLTCDAFGVLPPISKLTTEQAMYHFISGYTAKVAGTEKGVTEPTATFSTCFGAPFMALHPSVYAGLLGQKINEHGVSCWLVNTGWSGGSYGTGKRMNIHHTRSMVNAALNGELDTVETRVDPIFGLNIPTSCPNVPAEVLDPASTWTDAAAYQAKATQLATAFHQNFTAYSDGVSAAILDAAPLAGRA; encoded by the coding sequence ATGAGCACAACAGCTATCTTGGCAGACTACCTAGCAAGCACACACGGTCTGGACAAGTTGCAGAACATCCACTGGAATCAATCTTCCCCTGTCCTGTACGAACAAGCCCTTAATCGTAACGAAGGCAAAATCAGCGCGGATGGCGTTTTCGTGGCTTACACTGGCACGTTTACCGGACGCGCCCCCAACGATAAATTCATTGTTGATGACGCTGGCAGCCACGATAAAGTGTGGTGGGGCAAGGTCAATAAATCCATGACCGAAGCCCATTTCGAGCGCATTCTCAACGATGCCCAACAATTTTTAGCAGGCAAGGAAGTCTTTGTTCAAGACTTGCTTGCTGGTGCGAATGAAACCGATGAATTGCCGGTACGTATCATTACCCAATACGCATGGCACGCCCTGTTTGCACGTAATATGTTCATCCGCCCTGACGATTTGAACCGTCAATTGGCAGTTGATGAACCCAAATTTACCGTGATTCACGTTCCCGATATGCAGGCTGATCCGCAAGCGCACGGCACATACTCTGGCGCGTTTGTATTGCTGAACTTGTCACGCGGTTTGATTTTGATTGGCGGCACGCATTACGCTGGCGAAATCAAAAAATCCATTTTCTCGGTGCTGAACTACCTGTTACCACAGCGCGGCATTATGTCGATGCACGCTTCTGCGAATGTCGGGACAGACGGTGATGTGGCGATTCTATTCGGACTTTCCGGCACGGGCAAAACCACCCTGTCCGCTGATCCGAATCGCGCTTTGATTGGTGATGATGAACACGGCTGGAGCGATGACGGCGTATTCAACCTAGAAGGCGGTTGCTACGCTAAGGTTATCAATTTATCAGCAGATCAAGAGCCACTGATTTACAAAACCACACAAACTTTCGGCACGGTTCTCGAAAACGTGGTTATGGATGCGGCAACCCGCAAGCTGAATCTTGACGATAACAGCCTCACCGAAAACACCCGCGCCAGTTACCCGATTACGCAAATTCCGGGTGCGTTGTACCCCGGTAAAGCGGGTCATCCTAAGCACATTATTATGCTGACTTGCGATGCGTTCGGGGTATTACCACCGATTTCCAAACTTACCACCGAACAGGCGATGTACCACTTCATTTCTGGTTACACCGCGAAAGTCGCTGGTACAGAAAAAGGTGTTACCGAACCAACGGCAACTTTCAGCACCTGTTTTGGCGCACCGTTTATGGCTTTGCACCCTTCCGTTTACGCGGGTTTGTTAGGGCAAAAAATCAATGAACACGGCGTTTCTTGCTGGTTAGTCAATACAGGCTGGAGCGGTGGTAGCTACGGCACTGGTAAACGCATGAATATTCATCACACCCGTAGCATGGTCAATGCCGCGCTCAACGGTGAACTGGATACGGTAGAAACGCGGGTTGACCCGATTTTTGGTCTGAATATTCCAACGAGCTGCCCGAATGTTCCGGCTGAAGTGCTTGACCCGGCTTCTACATGGACAGATGCCGCTGCTTACCAAGCCAAAGCCACGCAACTGGCTACTGCCTTCCATCAGAACTTTACTGCCTATAGCGACGGCGTATCTGCCGCCATTCTTGACGCTGCCCCATTAGCGGGACGCGCTTAA
- a CDS encoding DEAD/DEAH box helicase: protein MENFYLSQTRFDSFPLDERLLASLRDAGFEYCSRIQADSLPLTLAGQDVAGQAQTGTGKTGAFLVAVFQHLLNNPQPNAEAGTVRCMILAPTRELAIQIARDAESLGQHIGLRTVLVYGGAGYDKQRRQFEEPVDVLIGTPGRVIDYWKQHVFTLKHVQALVMDEADRMFDMGFIQDVRYLMRKLPPPDKRLNMLFSATLSHRVLELAYEHMNNPQKVQIEAESVRADNIVEHVYFPANEEKIPLLIGLIRQLTPFRAIVFVNTKHIAEKIDDYLRGNGISSDLISGDVRQNKRERLLKDFEAGQFQVLIATDVAARGLHIPDVSHVFNFDLPQMAEDYVHRIGRTARAGASGEAHSFACEDTAFYLPEIEEYTGKSIPVTKITNALLATDLVRPHRQQRERAGQHGGDSRPPRRNNNAPRGNRSSGR, encoded by the coding sequence ATGGAAAATTTCTACTTAAGTCAAACACGTTTCGATTCATTCCCTTTGGATGAACGTTTATTAGCGTCCTTGCGTGATGCTGGTTTTGAGTATTGCTCGCGGATTCAGGCCGATTCATTGCCGTTGACATTGGCGGGGCAAGACGTAGCAGGGCAAGCACAAACGGGCACGGGTAAAACCGGCGCGTTTTTGGTGGCGGTGTTTCAGCATTTGCTGAACAATCCGCAGCCGAATGCGGAAGCTGGCACGGTGCGTTGCATGATTTTGGCTCCTACCCGCGAGTTGGCGATTCAGATTGCGCGTGATGCGGAAAGTCTGGGGCAGCACATTGGGTTGCGCACTGTATTGGTTTACGGTGGTGCGGGTTACGACAAGCAGCGGCGGCAATTTGAAGAGCCGGTGGACGTATTGATTGGGACACCTGGGCGCGTCATTGATTACTGGAAACAGCACGTTTTCACCCTCAAGCATGTGCAAGCTTTGGTCATGGATGAAGCGGATCGCATGTTTGACATGGGCTTTATTCAGGACGTGCGCTACTTAATGCGCAAACTGCCACCGCCGGATAAACGCTTAAATATGCTGTTTTCCGCGACACTCTCGCACCGGGTGTTGGAGCTGGCGTATGAACACATGAACAACCCGCAAAAAGTACAAATCGAAGCGGAATCGGTGCGTGCTGATAACATTGTGGAACACGTGTATTTCCCCGCCAATGAAGAAAAGATTCCGTTATTGATTGGGTTGATTCGGCAATTGACCCCGTTTCGGGCGATTGTGTTTGTGAATACCAAACACATTGCGGAAAAGATTGATGATTACTTGCGTGGCAACGGCATTAGCTCGGATTTGATTTCCGGTGATGTGCGTCAGAATAAACGTGAGCGGCTGCTTAAAGATTTTGAAGCAGGGCAGTTTCAGGTGTTGATTGCTACCGACGTGGCGGCACGCGGGTTGCATATTCCTGATGTGAGCCATGTGTTTAACTTCGATTTACCGCAAATGGCGGAAGATTACGTGCATCGGATTGGGCGTACTGCGCGTGCCGGGGCTTCGGGTGAAGCGCATAGCTTTGCGTGTGAAGATACCGCGTTTTACTTGCCGGAGATTGAAGAATACACCGGCAAATCGATTCCCGTGACCAAAATCACCAACGCATTATTGGCAACCGATCTGGTGCGCCCGCACCGGCAGCAACGTGAACGTGCCGGACAACACGGTGGTGATAGCCGTCCGCCGCGCCGCAACAATAATGCCCCGCGCGGCAATCGCTCTTCAGGCCGGTAA
- the creD gene encoding cell envelope integrity protein CreD, giving the protein MSEQTPPYATSPRYLHTLVHSLGFRALSIALLTLLMLIPLFMVMQVVQERQAYHQGVLNEVAAAWGQRQTLVGPVLVVPYVEHFTNVDTVTDKDGESRVVSKDIYKDHLAVLLPETLEIRADLAEEHRQRGIYDALVYNANISINGTFDHSVLLKASEGERRIQWENAYVMFGIDDPKAISNTPALLWGEDTLALEPGTGMPKLLANGFHAPLPPGEYTDGATHPFKLSLKLHGSDGLFFAPVGKNTKTRMSSAWTNPSFQGALLPNTHEINAQGFNATWEISHLVRNYPQAWVASDNQTYDLHNFTAGVSLYESSSLYTQVNRAVKYAILFVSLTFLLLFAFEIGLKRRLHTLQYVLVGGSLALFYLVLLALAEHIGFLYAYIAASSVTVLPLTWYLGGILRDVWRTVGVFVVLALLYGLLYLLLQIEDYALLVGVGLLVGAMGMMMVITRRLPA; this is encoded by the coding sequence ATGTCTGAACAAACCCCGCCCTACGCAACCTCACCCCGTTATTTACACACCCTCGTTCACTCGTTGGGGTTTCGCGCTCTCAGCATTGCGTTATTGACGTTGCTGATGTTGATTCCACTGTTTATGGTGATGCAAGTCGTGCAAGAGCGACAGGCGTATCATCAAGGTGTGCTGAATGAAGTAGCAGCGGCGTGGGGGCAACGCCAAACCCTCGTGGGGCCGGTGCTGGTCGTGCCGTATGTTGAACACTTCACCAATGTGGACACGGTAACGGACAAAGACGGCGAATCCCGCGTAGTCAGTAAAGACATTTACAAGGATCATCTCGCGGTATTATTGCCGGAAACCTTGGAAATCCGGGCGGATTTGGCGGAAGAACACCGTCAACGCGGCATCTACGACGCGCTGGTGTATAACGCTAACATCAGCATCAATGGGACATTTGATCATTCGGTACTGCTAAAAGCCAGCGAAGGCGAACGCCGCATTCAGTGGGAAAATGCCTACGTCATGTTTGGCATTGACGACCCCAAAGCCATCAGCAATACGCCCGCGCTGCTGTGGGGTGAAGACACGCTGGCGTTAGAACCGGGCACGGGAATGCCGAAACTGTTAGCCAACGGTTTCCACGCGCCGCTGCCACCCGGCGAATACACCGACGGCGCGACCCACCCGTTTAAACTCAGCTTAAAACTGCACGGTAGCGACGGGCTGTTTTTCGCCCCCGTGGGTAAAAACACCAAAACCCGCATGAGTTCCGCTTGGACTAACCCCAGTTTCCAAGGTGCGTTATTACCTAACACCCACGAAATCAATGCGCAAGGCTTTAATGCCACTTGGGAAATTTCTCATCTGGTGCGTAACTACCCGCAAGCGTGGGTTGCGTCTGACAACCAAACTTACGATTTACACAACTTCACTGCGGGCGTGAGTTTGTACGAAAGTTCTTCGCTGTATACCCAAGTCAATCGTGCGGTGAAATACGCTATTTTGTTCGTGAGTTTAACGTTTTTACTGTTGTTTGCGTTTGAAATCGGCTTGAAACGGCGGTTGCATACCCTGCAATACGTGCTGGTGGGCGGTTCACTGGCATTGTTTTACTTGGTGTTATTGGCGTTGGCAGAACATATCGGCTTTTTGTACGCTTATATTGCTGCCAGCAGTGTGACGGTGCTGCCATTGACTTGGTATTTAGGCGGTATTTTGCGCGATGTCTGGCGCACAGTTGGGGTGTTTGTAGTGTTGGCGTTGCTGTATGGGCTGCTCTACCTGCTGTTGCAGATAGAGGATTACGCGCTGTTGGTGGGCGTAGGCTTGTTGGTCGGCGCGATGGGGATGATGATGGTCATCACCCGACGTTTACCGGCCTGA
- a CDS encoding DNA methyltransferase produces MNTTAHTIPFLPTSETTAIEGDFPIVEISQIAEQESWRKEINRPIYHIHKWWATRLGSVFRGITLAALSEPGTDVWQSFYKHHQLSGKVVLDPFMGSGTTLGEATKLGAKAIGCDINPVSTFQVRQAFTHVPESELRAAFAHLEAQVAPEIRRYYQTRDPVSGELIPVLYCFWVKTVTTPENETIPLFSRYVFSQDAYPKKKPKAQLVCPACWEVMENRHDATEVVCPHCAQPFNPQQGPAAGQYVTATNGKRYRIKDLLPADKPLAQRMYAMMALRPNGEKIYLPVRDEDQALYAEAETRLEQEELPLPTLSVRSGHNTDQALGYNYRHWRDFFNARQLLCLGLLLRSILEIEDVAVQEQMLCLFSGTLEFNNMFCSFKGEGTGAVRHMFSHHILKPERAPLENSVWGMDKSSGTFSTLFESRLLRAKRYLDEPFEVDFQRTLFGERLGAIKTVASSAIDVQRVDSWAQFKAIPNAMMVLNGDSATLPIPAKSVDAVVTDPPYFDFVHYSELSDFFFAWLSPVLKGRYAWFERADSSAPGEVQHKDSRVFARQLAAVFSECQRVLKDDGVLAFSFHHSRVEGWAAIYEAITSAGLAVVAAHPVHAELRAASPKTAAKEPISLDAILICKKRSVADVYMDEKSAIANTRTLVKRLENAGMSISTTDHFVITASQMLIVLSSQTLNFDAVCNALQKASKHTHNLYVVHEKKRIPADML; encoded by the coding sequence ATGAACACCACCGCCCACACCATCCCGTTCCTGCCTACCAGCGAAACCACCGCGATTGAAGGCGATTTCCCGATTGTTGAAATCAGCCAGATTGCCGAACAGGAAAGCTGGCGCAAGGAAATCAACCGCCCGATTTACCACATCCATAAATGGTGGGCGACACGTTTGGGTTCAGTGTTCCGGGGCATTACCTTGGCAGCCTTGAGCGAGCCGGGAACGGATGTTTGGCAAAGCTTTTATAAGCACCACCAACTCAGCGGCAAAGTGGTGCTTGATCCCTTCATGGGCAGTGGCACGACCTTGGGCGAAGCCACCAAACTGGGGGCAAAAGCCATTGGCTGCGACATCAACCCGGTCAGCACATTTCAGGTACGGCAGGCATTTACCCATGTTCCAGAATCGGAGTTACGCGCAGCTTTTGCCCACCTTGAAGCACAAGTTGCCCCTGAAATACGCCGCTACTACCAAACCCGTGATCCTGTCTCAGGTGAACTGATCCCGGTGCTGTATTGCTTTTGGGTCAAGACGGTTACAACCCCGGAAAACGAAACTATTCCGCTGTTTTCACGTTATGTGTTTTCCCAAGACGCTTATCCGAAGAAAAAGCCGAAAGCCCAACTGGTATGCCCTGCTTGTTGGGAGGTGATGGAAAACCGCCACGATGCCACTGAGGTGGTTTGCCCGCATTGCGCCCAGCCTTTCAATCCCCAGCAAGGGCCAGCAGCGGGGCAATACGTCACCGCCACAAACGGCAAACGCTACCGGATTAAAGACCTGTTGCCTGCTGATAAACCATTAGCGCAGCGTATGTATGCGATGATGGCTCTTCGACCCAATGGTGAGAAAATCTATCTCCCCGTTCGGGATGAAGACCAGGCTTTATATGCCGAAGCCGAAACCCGATTAGAGCAGGAAGAGTTGCCGTTGCCGACCTTGTCTGTCCGGTCAGGCCATAATACCGATCAGGCTCTGGGATATAACTACCGCCATTGGCGCGATTTCTTTAATGCCCGCCAATTGTTGTGTTTAGGGTTGCTATTGCGCAGCATCCTTGAAATTGAGGATGTAGCAGTTCAGGAGCAAATGCTGTGTTTGTTTTCCGGCACGTTGGAATTCAACAATATGTTTTGCAGTTTCAAGGGCGAAGGCACGGGCGCAGTACGCCATATGTTTTCCCACCACATCCTGAAACCGGAACGTGCGCCGCTGGAAAACTCGGTGTGGGGAATGGATAAAAGTAGCGGCACATTTAGCACGCTGTTTGAATCCCGTTTGCTGCGAGCAAAACGCTATCTGGATGAGCCGTTTGAAGTGGATTTTCAGCGGACATTATTCGGTGAACGTTTAGGGGCAATTAAAACAGTAGCCAGTTCAGCGATTGATGTGCAACGGGTGGATTCATGGGCGCAATTCAAAGCGATACCGAATGCCATGATGGTGTTGAATGGTGACAGTGCTACTTTGCCAATTCCCGCTAAATCGGTTGATGCGGTGGTGACTGACCCGCCTTATTTCGATTTCGTCCATTACAGTGAATTGAGTGACTTTTTCTTTGCGTGGTTGTCGCCCGTGCTGAAAGGGCGTTATGCATGGTTTGAACGGGCGGATTCTTCTGCTCCCGGTGAAGTTCAGCACAAGGATTCCCGTGTGTTTGCCCGCCAACTTGCTGCCGTGTTTAGCGAATGCCAGCGGGTGCTGAAGGACGATGGGGTGCTGGCGTTTAGTTTCCACCATTCACGGGTCGAAGGTTGGGCTGCTATTTACGAAGCGATTACTTCGGCTGGCTTGGCAGTGGTTGCGGCGCATCCTGTCCATGCAGAATTACGTGCCGCCAGCCCCAAAACGGCAGCGAAAGAACCTATCAGTCTCGATGCCATTCTGATTTGTAAGAAGCGGTCTGTAGCTGATGTTTATATGGATGAAAAGTCAGCCATTGCCAATACTAGAACATTGGTAAAACGGCTGGAAAACGCCGGGATGTCGATTTCCACCACTGACCACTTTGTCATCACTGCATCCCAAATGCTCATCGTTTTATCTTCGCAAACACTGAACTTTGATGCCGTTTGCAATGCCTTACAGAAAGCATCAAAACACACTCATAACTTGTATGTAGTTCATGAAAAAAAGCGCATCCCCGCTGACATGCTATAG